The DNA window CGGTGTAGATCTCCTGGAGCCGTTTGGTCGCGGCCGCGTCGTCCATCTCCGCGATCTCGGCCAGGAGCGGTTCGGGGTCCTCGTAGCGGGTCCACAGCCCCTCCAGGTCGAGCACACCCAACCCGCCGTGCTGTCCGATGGCGATGACGCTCTGCGGCGAGGCGACACTGTCCATGGGGCTGGCGACCAGCGGCATGTCGAACCGGTAGGCGTCGATCTGCCAGGTGAGGGACACCTCCTCCGGGTCACGGGTGCGCCTGGCCGGGACGATCCCGATGTCGTCGAGCTCGTAGGCGCGGCGTGCGTTCTTGCCCAGCCCGATCTCCGTCTGCGCCAAGGCTTCGACCCCCTCTGCTGTGTTTCACCGGCGGGACTGCCGGCGCGGTTCACCGACGGCCGAGTTTACCCGGGTGACGACCCCGTTCCCGCCCCGGTGGTGGGCACGGGCCCCGCGCTGGCCGCCGTCGGGCTGGAGTGGAGGACCTGCCGCCGGGAGGCGCTCGGGCACTCGGCGGCGGTGCGCGGAAGAGGCCGGGAGGGTCCACGACGGGCTTCTGTTCCCGTTGCCCGCTCTGTTTGGGTAGAGGCATGGACGCCACCCCCCACACGACCCCCGACCCTGACGTGGTCGCTTACGCGGAGCACGTCCTGGACCTGTACGGGGAGCCAGCGGACGGTTCCGCCACCGGTGGTCCCTACCTGCCCCAGGGCTACGGGGCCTCTCCCTCAGAGGCCGGTACTGTCCCACCGCCGCCGTACCCCGCGCCCGGGCCGGAGGGGACGAGCGGAGGAACACCGGCCGCCGGAGCGCCCGCCCTGGGTGCTCCGCCGCAGGGCGCTCCCGCTCCGGGTCCTCCCCCGCAGGGCGTTCCCGCACCGCCTCCCCGGCGCCGGCCCGGCCCTCTCAGGAGACTCTGGGACTCGGTGCGGGATCCGGAAACCGTCAGGGCCCGCGGCCGGCAGCGCCCCTACGGCGAGAACGCGTCCCAGGCGCGGCGGGATCTCACGCGCAGTCTGGAGAGCTACAGGACCGAGCCCAGCAACGACCACCATCTGGAGCTGCTCCACGACATCTCCAGGAGCCTGCACGAGCATCTCCGTGTCCAGGCGGAGGCGGCCCAGGAGCAGCGGGACCAAGCCCACCAGGCCCAACGGGACTCGACGGTGTCCCGGAGGATCGCGCTGGCCAGCATGGTCTTCGGCGCGGCGGGGTGGATCGTGGCCCTGAGCCAACTACTCCTCGACGCGTTCGGATAGCCGCGCCTTCCCGGCTACCGGCGCCCCGTCCTCAGAGGAGGGAGCCGGCACCGGCCTCACAGCTCACCGCGACGCACGCTGGCCAGGAACACGTTCCACTCCCGGGCGGGAACCGACACCCGGTCGCCCTTCCGATGCTGGGTGTCCCGCATCCACACACGCCGAGGCTGCTCCGCAACCTCAAGGCAGTTTCCGCCATCCGGCCCCGAGTAGCTGGATTGATGCTATTCAAAGCTCATCTTCAGAGTCCTTCCGGAAAAGCTCGAATCATCCCAGTCGACTCCTGTGGTGACAACGCCCCACGTTCGGTAGATGCGAAGACCGTACCGAGGACCTCAACTTCTTGGAGATCATCGGAGAGTTCTCCCCAGTGCGCTCTCTGCATAGGAAATTTCCCCCTCCACGCCCTCCAGGATGAGCTTGTCCTCGGTGGTCACCTCGGCCTGGGAATAACGGTCCTTGGAGGACGACCGGCCACGCATCTCCCCCATCGAGCACAGCGTTACTCTCGAACGCGCCTCTTTTATCCGGATTCCCTTGGAGTGGCACCATCAAGGTATGCCGATAGCGCCCCGCCTTTCCGACTCCGAAGCGGCCGCCCTGCGCAGTCTCGCCGAACGCGAGAACCGTTCGCTGCAGGACGTCGCCAGAGAGGCGATCCGCGAGTACGCGGAGAACCGCAGTAGGACTGAACTGCTCGACCAGATCCTCGATGAGGAACTCCCGCGCTACGCCGAGGCGCTGGAACGGCTCGGCCAGTGATTTATCTGATCATGCCCGGGTTTATCCACGCCGCCGAACGGACGTTCGGAGGCGAGACCGTCATCCGCAACCACGGGTTACTCGCCTCGGCACTGGCTCGACCACAGGCAACGGTCTTCGGTAAACGTGCCGACACCCGCCTGTAGGAGAAGGCCGCGGCTGTGCTCCACTCCCTGGCCCGCAACCACAGGGGAGCCGGTCCAGCTCATCGGCGGTCTCACCTTCCCCAGCACACCGGCCACGCTAAGTGCCGGGCGCGCCCCTTATCTCCCGGAGACGGCGCGCCCGACGGCACACGGCCGCCAAGGACCACGTCTCACCCCTGGTAGTTGGGGGCCTCCACCGCCATCTGGATGTCGTGCGGGTGGCTCTCCTTCAACCCGGCGGAGGTGATCTGCATGAGCTGGCCGTGCTCGCGCAGATCGGCGACGGTGCGGGTTCCGGCGTACCACATGGACTGCCGCAGCCCACCGGTGAGCTGGTGCGACACCGCGTGCAGCGGCCCCCGGTAGGGAACCTTGCCCTCGACACCCTCCGGGATGAGCTTGTCCTCGGTGGTCACCTCGGCCTGGGAGTAGCGGTCCTTGGAGAAGGAGCGGCCCCGCATCGCCCCCAGCGAGCCCATGCCCCGGTAGGTCTTGTACTGCTTGCCGTTGATGAAGATGAGCTCGCCCGGGCTCTCCTCCACACCGGCGAGCAGGCTGCCCACCATCACGGTGCTCGCGCCGGAGACGAGGGCCTTGGCGATGTCACCGGAGTACTGCAGACCGCCGTCGGCGATCAGCGGCACCCCCGCCGGCCCGGCCGCCTTGGCGCTCTCCATCACGGCGGTGACCTGCGGCGCCCCCACACCGGCGACGACCCGGGTGGTGCAGATGGAGCCCGGCCCGACACCGACCTTGACCCCGTCGGCGCCGGCGTCGATCAGCGTCTGGGCGCCGCCGCGGGTGGCGATGTTGCCGGCGACCACGTCCACACGGGAGTTGGCCTTGAGCTTGGCGACCATGTCGGCGACACCGCGCGAGTCTCCGTGGGCGGTGTCCACCGTCAGGAAGTCCACGCCCGCCTCCACCAGGGCCCGGGCACGCTGCTCCCCCTCGGGCCCCACCCCGACGGCGGCGCCGACGATGAGGCGGCCGTCGGCGTCCTTGGTGGCGTCCGGGAACTGTTCGCGTTTGATGAAGTCCTTGACGGTGATCAGCCCGCGCAGCCGGCCGCGTTCGTCCACCAGCGGCAGCTTCTCCACCTTGTTCTCGCGCAGCAGCCGGTAGGCCTCGTCCCTCTCGACGCCGACCGGTGCGGTCACCAGCGGCATCGGTGTCATGACGTCGCGGACCTCGCGGCTGCGGTCCTCCTCGAACCGCATGTCGCGGTTGGTGACCATTCCCACCAGACGCCCCTCGGCGTCGGTCACCGGTGCGCCGGAGATGCGGTAGTGGCCGCTGATCTCCTCCACGTCGGCCAGGCTGTCGTCCGGGCGGCAGGTGACCGGGTCGGTCACCATGCCCGCCTCGGAGCGTTTCACCAGGTCGACCTGGTCCGCCTGCTCCTCGGTGGTCATGTTGCGGTGCAGTACTCCGGCGCCGCCCTGGCGGGCCATGGCCACGGCCATCCGGGCCTCGGTCACCGTGTCCATCGCGGCCGACAACAACGGGATACGCAGCTCGATATTGCGCGAGAGGCGCGTTCCGGTGTCGGCTTCGCCCGGCTGCAGGTCCGAATAGGACGGCACCAGCAGAACGTCGTCGTAGGTGAGCCCCGGCGGCAGCACCTTGCCGCCCTCCCCAGTGAACAGCTGCGTCATCAGCATCTCCAACCACTCGCGCCTGTAGTCTCATCCTAGGACGCCAGTGGAGGGGTGCGGTGCCCAATCCCGAGGTCGTGACCGCCGGAGGCGTGTGGGCACGGCCACCCGCCGGCGCCGGTCAGCCGAGCCGGTCGAGGGGACCGCTCGCCGCCAGGTGGCGCAGCCGGGTGAGGGCGCGGTGCTGGGCGACCCGCACCGCCCCGGCGGACATGCCCAGGGCGTGGCCGGTCTCGTCTGCTGTGAGTCCCGCGATCACCCGCAGCACCAGCAGCCGCCGCTGCTGGTCGGGGAGTTCGTCCAGCAGGTCGCGCGCGTGTTGGGAGTCGAGGGCGCGGACCGTGGCCTCCTCCGGGCCGGGCCGTTCGTCGGGGTGGTCGGGGACGGTGTCGGTGGGGAGGTCGGCGCGGGAGGTCTTGCGTAGCGCGTCGGCGACCTTGTGTGAGGCGATGCCGTAGACGAACGTCGCGAACGGGCGCCCCATGTCCTGGTAGCGCGGCAGCGCGGTGAGCAGCGCGATGCACACTTCCTGGGCGACGTCGTCGGAGTGGTGGGTGGCGCCGGAGACGCGTGCCAGGCGTGCCCTGCAGTAGTTGAGGACCATGGGGCGGACCTCCCGGATGAGGGAGTCCACCGCACCGTGCTCGCCCCGGAGCGCACGCGAGGTCAGGCGGTTGAGTTCCGTGTCGTTCGTTTCGCGCCGGGTGGGCGTTCGTTTGGCGCGGCCGTCCCGCGCGGCGCGTCGATCGGTCACATCTGGAATGGTGCCCCGCACAGTGGACTCACCCGGCACAGTCAGAGGCTACAGAATGGTCACATTTCACTGTAAGGGCGGAAACACACACGTGTGCCCCGGGAGTGTTCCCGGGACACACATGGTAGGAGCTCACGGCTCGGCGGGCGCTGTGCCGCGCTGCCGCGCCGGAGGTATCAGTGGCCGTGTCCGTGACCGGACTCGGACTCCTCCTCTTCCGGCTTGTCCACGACCAGCGCCTCGGTGGTGAGCAGCATGCCGGCGATGGACGCGGCGTTCTCCACCGCGGAACGGCTGACCTTGACCGGGTCGATGATGCCCTGGCTCATCAGGTCGGCGTACTCGCCGGTGGCGGCGTTGTAGCCCTGGCCCTTGCCGAGCTCGGCGATCTTGTGCGTGACGACGTAGCCCTCGGCGCCGGTGTTCTCCGCGATCCAGCGGGCCGGCTCCTGCAGCGCGCGGCGCACGATGGCCGCGCCGGTGGCCTCGTCGCCCTCCAGGTCGATCCCGTCGAGCGCGGAGGCGGCGTGCACCAGGGAGGCACCGCCGCCGGAGATGATGCCCTCCTCGATCGCGGCGCGGGTGGCCGAGATCGCGTCCTCCAGACGGTGCTTCTTCTCCTTGAGCTCGACCTCGGTGGCGGCACCCACGCGCAGGACGGAGACGCCGCCGGCGAGCTTGGCGAGCCGCTCCTGCAGCTTCTCCCGGTCCCAGTCGGAGTCGCTGGCCTCGATCTCCTTCTTGATCTGGCGGACCCGGTCGTCCACGTCGGCCTGGTTGCCCGAGCCGTCCACGATCGTGGTGTCGTCCTTGGTGACCGTGATGCGGCGGGCGTTGCCCAGCACGTCGAGGTCGGCGTTCTCCAGGGTGAGGCCGACCTCCTCGGCGATGACCTGGCCGCCGGTGAGGGTGGCGATGTCCTGCAGCATCGCCTTGCGGCGCTCGCCGAAGCCGGGCGCCTTCACCGCGGCGACGTTGAGCTGGCCACGGATCTTGTTCAGCACGAGCGCCGCCAGGGCGTCACCCTCGATGTCCTCGGCGATGATCAGCAGCGGCTTCTTGCTCTGGGCGGCCTTCTCCAGCAGCGGGAGCAGCTCGTTCAGGTTGGAGATCTTGCCCTGGTTGATCAGGATGTTCGCGTCCTCGAGCACCACTTCCTGGCGCTCGTTGTCGGTCACGAAGTAGGGCGAGACGTAGCCCTTGTCGAACTGCATCCCCTCGGTGAAGTCGAGGTCCAGCCCGAACGTGGGCGACTCCTCCACGGTGATGACGCCGTCCTTGCCGACCTTGTCGAAGGCCTCGGCGATCATGTCACCGATCTGCTCGTCCTGAGCGGAGTTGGTGGCCACGTAGGCGATGTCACCGCGCTCCTCCACGGAGCGGGCGTTGTTCACCAGCGTCTCGGAGACGGCGCGCGCGGCGGCGTCGATGCCGCTCTTCAGCGACATCGGGGAGGCGCCGGCCGCCACGCTGCGCAGGCCCTGGTGCACCAGCGCCTGAGCGAGAACGGTGGCGGTGGTGGTGCCGTCGCCGGCGGCGTCGTTGGTCTTGGTGGCGACCTCCTTGACGAGCTGAGCGCCGAGGTCCTCGTAGGAGTCCTCCAGCTCGATCTCACGCGCGACGGTCACGCCGTCGTTGGTGATGGTGGGTGCGCCGTACTGCTTGTCGATCACGACGTTGCGGCCGCTGGGGCCCAGGGTCACCTTGACGGAGTCGGCGAGGTGGTCCACACCCCGCTCGAGGGCGCGGCGGGCCTCGTCCTCGAATTCCAGGATCTTCGGCATAGTTACGAGTCCTCGCAAGTACGTGGGAATCAAAAACCGCCCCGCCCGGCGTCGCGCCGGCCGGGGCGGGAGGTCATGTCAATGACGCCGGGAAGCGCGGTCGGCGCTACTTCTCGACGACCGCCAGCAGGTCGCGGGCGGAGAGCACGAGGTAGTCCTCGTTGTCGTACTTGACCTCGGTGCCGCCGTACTTGCTGTACAGGACGATGTCACCGACCTTGACGTCCAGCGGGGTGCGGTTGCCGCTGTCGTCCAGGCGGCCCGGCCCCACGGCCAGAACCTCGCCCTCCTGCGGCTTCTCCTTCGCGGTGTCCGGGATGACGAGGCCGGACGCGGTGGTCTCCTCGGCCTCGAGCGTCTTGACAACGACGCGGTCGTCAAGGGGCTTGAGTACGGTCTTGGTGGCGGTCGACACGGTTGTGACCTCCCCCTCCATGGTCAATGATCCGAAACGGCACGCTAGCTAAATGGGGCGACCACGGCGGCCTGCCGTCGCGGGTGCCAGACCGGCCTCGTCGCGATTAGCACTCTACCTTGGCGAGTGCCAGTATGGAACATTAGTCGGGCCCACACGGCTCGTCAAACAGCGGATAACAGGAGAGCAACCCGGTGACGAGCGACCCATCAGCGGCACTGCAGGCCCTGCGCACCCCGGATGGGCAGCGGCTACTCGGCGCGGTGAGCGCCGCGGACGCCGCGGCCGATCCCCTGGCTGCGGCGACCCGACTGCGCCGCGATCCCCACGCGCGCGCGGCCGCCGGCGACGACGGCGCCGACGACGTGGCCGCGGCGGCGCTGACCCAGATCCGGCTGCGGGACCGGGCACGCGCGAAGTTCGGCGATGAGGCCGAGGCGATGTACTTCACCACCGACGGGTTGGAGCAGGCCACCCGCCTGACCGTGGCCCGGCACCGGGCCGGGAGGTTCGCCTCCGCCCTGGCACCGGGTTCGCTCGTCGCGGACGTGTGCTGCGGCATCGGCGCCGACACGCTCAGCATGGCGCGTGCGGGACTGGCGGTGGAGGGCGTCGACAGCGACCCGCACACCGTGGCCGTCGCCAACGCCAACATCGACGCGTGGGGCGTGGGCCAACGCGCCACGGCACGCGTGGCCGACGCGGAGGCGCTCGACGCGGGCGCCTACGACGCCGTGTTCTGCGACCCGGCCCGCCGGGGCCAACGGGGCCGGGTGTTCGACCCCGACGCCTACTCGCCGCCGTGGTCGACCGTGCTCGGGCTCGCCCGCGGCGCGCGCGCCGCCTGTGTGAAGGCCGCCCCCGGGATACCGCACGAACGCGTCCCCGAGGGGGCCCACGCGGAGTGGGTCTCGGTCAACGGGGAGGTGAAGGAGGCGGCCCTGTGGTTCGGCGCCCTGGGTGGTTCCGGGCGCCGGGCCACACTGCTGCGGGAGGGCTCCGCGGAGCCCGCGACACTCACCAGCGCGGCCGAGGAGGACTCCGCGCCCGTGGCCGCGCCCGGACGCTACCTGTACGAACCCGACGGCGCGGTGGTGCGCGCGCACCTCGTGGCGGCCGCCGCCCGCGAGGTCGACGGAGCCCTGCTGGACCCGCACATCGCCTACATCACCGCCGACCGGCTCGTGGCCACCCCGTTCTGCCGGGCCTACGAGGTCACCGACGTACTGCCGTTCTCGGCCAAACGGCTCCGGGCCGTGCTGCGGGAGCGGAGGGTCGGGACGGTAACGATTAAGAAACGCGGTTCGGCCGTGGACGTGGACAAGCTCCGCCGCGACCTCAAACCCTCCGGGCCGAACTCCGCCGTTGTGGTCCTCACCAGGATCGACGACCGCCCGGTGTGCCTGCTCTGCAAAGACGCCGCCTCCGCCCGGTGACGACGTGTCCGGGGTCACCGGCCGCCGCGGGCGTGACCGCGCCCCGGCGGCGTACTAACGTGACTCACGCGGGCGGCTGCGAAAATCCCGGATCTTTGGCACTTGGCCCAGGCAGCCAGGGCCTGTGTCGTTAAACTGGCCCCGCTGAATCCTTCCCCTCTCATCGCGGGTTTGTCCGACGGAACCACCGGGCGGTCGACAACAAGTGGAGTGTTCGCCATACGTCGTCGCTGCACCATCACGGAACGCCAGGGAACAGCTCCCGCCTGTGGCGCCCGCGCCGGTGCGCTCCCGGAGCCCGCCGGGATCCGTCGAGAACACCATCCATCCGCGGCCGAAACCGGATGGGCGTCAGACCAAAAGGAGCACCTCGGTGGAACAGACCAACCAGGACTTCCTCAACGGAGGAGGCCAGACCGGGATCTCCGACCGAATGCGGGATCTCCTGTCCCGAGCCGCGCAGGACCAGGCCTCCGAGCAGAAAACGCAGGGGGCGGTCAGCGAGGAGATGCGCCAGCGGCTCGAGGGCATGGAGTGGCTGCTGCGCGAGTTCCGCGAGCGTGAGTTCGCGGCGCTGTCCGAATCGGTCGCGACGATCCAGACCCGTGTGGACGAGCTCGCCTCGCGCCCGCCGGAGTGGGCCGAGACGCTGGCGGAGCACATCGAGTCGGTCGGTGAGCGGGTCAAGCCCCTCAGCGAGATCCCGTCGATGCGGGAGGACATCCACGGCATCGCCGGGAACCTGGAGACCACGCTCTCCCGGCTGCAGACGGTCGCCGACGCGGGCGAGCGGACCGAGAGCCAGATCGAGGCGCTGACCACCCGCGTGGAGGAGCTCGCTTCCAACGTGCAGGAGCGGTTCGCGCGGCTCGACGAGGCGATGGCCTCGCTCACCTCCCGCGCCGAGGCGCTGGAGAGCTCCCTGAGCACCACCACCGAGCGTCTGGACTCCCACCACGAGACGTTGACCACGACGATCTCCGAGGGCCGGGAAGCGCTGGAGCAGGCCGTCAGCGACGGCAAGGAAGCCCTGGCGGCCACCGTCAACGAACGCCACGACACCCTCGCGACAACCCTCCAGGACCAACACACCACCGTCACCAACAAACTCGACACCACCGAAGAAAACCTCCGCACCACCACCAACGAGACCCACACCGCCCTCACCAACAAACTCGACGAGAACCGGGCGGCGCTGGAGCAGGCCGTCAGCGACGGCAAAGAGGCCCTGGCGGCCACCGTCAACGAACGCCACGACACCCTCGCGACAACCCTCCAGGACCAACACACCACCGTCACCAACAAACTCGACACCACCGAAGAAAACCTCCGCACCACCACCAACGAGACCCACACCGCCCTCACCAACAAACTCGACGAGGTCAACAACGCCCTCGCGGCCAAGGCCGACGAGCAGCACGAGGCGGTGGCGTCCAAGGTCTCCGAGGGGGTCAGCCGCCTCAGCACGCAGGCCGAGGAGAACCACGCGGAGGCCACGGCCGCGGTCGCCGACGCGAACAACGCCGTCGGCAAGCTCACCGAGACCACCGAGGAGAAACTCGGGGAACTGCGCGGCCAGCTGCAGGACCGGCTCACCGAGCTCAACGAGCAGCTGGAACTGCACCGCGCCGACGTGCGGGACCGCGACGACCAGCACCGCGAACACCTGGCCGCCAAGCTGGAGGAGAACACCCAGAGCCTGCGCGCCAAGGCCGAGGAGGACCTCGCCGCGACCACCGCGGCCCTCGAGGAGCTGCGCGGGTCGGTGGAGGAGAGCGTCAACACGCTCAACACCAGGACCGACGAGCAGCACACCGTCGTCACCGGACTGTTCGAGGAGCACCGGAGCTCGGTGCACGAACGGCTCGACCAGCACGAGAAGGACCTCACGGAGAAGGTCGACCAGCACGGCAAGGGGATCACCGAGAAGGTCGACCAGCACTTCACCAGCCTCAGCGGCGACTTCGAGCACAAACTCGGCCGGCTGAGCGAACGGTTCGACACCTTCGAGGGACACTTCGACGGCAGCTTCGAAGGTGTGGAGGGCAAGGTCGACGGTGTCGACGGACGACTCGACGGCATCAACGGGCGCCTGGAAGGCATCGAGGGCCGGGTCAACGGCGTCGAGGGCCAGTTCGAAGGGGTCAACGGCCACATCACCGGTGTGGACGGCCGGCTGGAGGCGGTCGACGACCGGCTGGAGGCGCTCAACCAGCGCCTCAGCCAGCTCCCCGCGAACATGGAGGTCAGCGAGCTGCACCGCCGGCTCACCGAACTTGCGGAGCGCCCGCAGGTCGACCACTCCGACAAGCTCGCCGCGATCGACCAGCGGCTGGTGGACTCCCTCGAACCGCTGATGCGTGAGCTGCAGTCCCGGCCCGACCGGCACGAGTTCGAGGAGACGGTCAGCGACACGGTGGAGACGTCGCACGACGACATCACCAAGCGCCTGGCGTCGCTGGAGGAGACCATGCTCGCCCTCGCCGAGGCGCTGCTGCGGCCGGGCGACCGGAAGAAGAAGCGCCGCAAGGACGACGAGGACGAGGACGACGACGAGTAGAGGAACCCGACTCGTCGCTTCCGACGCTCACGGCAGGGGCCGGCCCGCGCGGTCGGCCCCCTCGCGTGTCACCCCCCGCCGGCGGGACCCGTGCGCCGGCCGGTGCACGCCGCGCGGGCGGTGCGGATCATCCCGCCAGCGGCCGTTCCACCGGCAGGGAGGTGTCGGTGGCCAGATCCAGCGGTGACGGGGGGAAACCGGCCGCGACGATGTCGGCCCCGAGCGCGGCGATCATCGCCCCGTTGTCGGTGCACAGCCGCGGCCGGGGAATCCGCAGCTCCACCCCGGTCTCGGCGCAGCGCTGGCCCGCGAGGTCGCGCAGCCGCGAGTTCGCCGCCACACCCCCGCTGATCACCAGGTGCCCCACGCCGTACTCCACGCACGCGTCCACGGCCTTGCGGGTGAGCACGTCCACCACGGACTCCTGGAACGCCCCCGCGATGTCGGGCACGGACGGCTGGAGGCCGTTGCTCTGCCCGTCCTCCACCTGCCGCGCCACCGCGGTCTTCAGACCGGAGAACGAGAAGTCGTAGCTGCCGTCCCCCAGCTTGCCGCGCGGGAACCGGAGCGCCAGCGGGTCGCCCTCCCGGGCAGCGCGGTCGATCGGCGGACCGCCCGGGTACGGCAGCCCCAGCAGCCGCGCCACCTTGTCGTAGGCCTCGCCGGCGGCGTCGTCCACCGTGTCGCCGAGCAGCCGCACGTCCGTGGCGACGTCCCGCACCAGCAGCAGCGAGGTGTGCCCGCCGGAGACCAGCAGCGCGACGCAGGGGGTGGGCAGGGGGCCGTGCTCCAGCTGGTCGACCGCCACGTGCCCGAGCAGGTGGTTCACGCCGTAGAGCGGTTTGTCCAGCGCCAACGCGTAGGCCTTCGCCGCCGACACGCCCACCAGCAGCGCTCCCGCCAGCCCGGGGCCGGCGGTGACGGCGATCGCGTCCACGTCCTCGAGGCGCGCGCCCGCGCTGTCCAGCGCCCGCTCCACGGTGGGTGACATCGCCTCGAGGTGGGCGCGGCTGGCCACCTCCGGCACGACCCCGCCGAACCGGGCGTGCTGCTCGACGCTGGAGGCGACCTCGTCGCTGAGAAGCTCGCACCCGCGCACGAGACCGACACCGGTCTCGTCGCAGGAGGTCTCGATACCCAGAACCAGCGGGTGACCGTCGTTACTGGCCATGGTGACTCCCCTCGGAGGGTCGTTCCTGTTCCGGTGCGGTACGGCGCATCACGATCGCGTCCGCGTCCCGGTAGTAGTTGCGTCGCGTCCCGATCTCGGTGAAACCGAACCGCCGGTAGAGTTCCTGCGCCCGGGGGTTGTCCGAGCGCACCTCCAGGAAGACCTCGGTCAGTTCCTCCTGGCGGGCCCGGTCGAGCAGCCCGGTCAGCAGGGCGGCACCGATCCCCCGGCCCCACTGGGCGGACGACACCGCGATCGTCTGCACGTCGCCCTCCGGCGGGACCATGCGCAGCCCGGCGTAGCCGAGGATCTCGCCGCGTTCCGGGTTGCCCGGACGTCCCGGAAGGACCATGCGCTCGCCCGGGTCCGGTTGGACGGCCACGATGTAGTAGCGGGTGGGCTCGGCCACCTCCGAGCGCAGCATCCCCTCGGTCCAGGCCTCGCCGTGGAACACGGCGCGTTCCAGCTCCATCACCGCGGCGACGTCCTCGTCGGCCATCCGGCGCAGTTCGTAGTCGGGGGTGGCGTCCGTCACTGTCGCACCTTCTTGGGGGAGCCCGGCTGGGCGGCGTCGGGTCTGCGGAGGTAGAGCGGCCGTGCGGCGGGAAGCTCCTCCCCGGCATTCAGCCGGCCGAGCGCGACCTCGCCCAGGGCGGCGGCCGAGGGGTACAGCGGCTCGGCGTCCTCGGCGGACACGCCGAACACGTCGGCGTGGAGCCACGCGCCGTGGCCCACTACCGGGAGGCCGCCGGTGGCGACGTCGGCGGGACGGTCGACGGCGATCTCGCCCGTGCGGGTGGCCGCGTTGGCGTAGTGCGCCCAGAACACCTCCTTGCGGCGGGCGTCGCTGACCGCGATGAACGGTTCCCGCCGCCCGGAGGCGAACGCGACCGCGTCCAGGGTGGGAACCCCGTGGCACGGGATACCGAGGGAACCGGCGAGCGCCTGGGCGGTGGCCAACCCCACACGCAGCCCGGTGTAGGGGCCGGGCCCGATACCGACGGCGACGTGGGTGAGGTCGCCCGGGGAGGCGCCCGCCTCGTCGAGGACCCGCCGGATGGTCGGGGTCAGCAGCTCACCGTGGCGGCGGGCGTCCACCGAGGAGGCGCTCGCGCGCACGTTGACGTTCTTCCCGTCGTCCGCGCATACCGCTGCGGTCACGGCGGGGGTAGCGGTGTCGAAAGCCAGAAGCAG is part of the Haloactinospora alba genome and encodes:
- a CDS encoding apolipoprotein A-IV repeat region-like domain-containing protein, translated to MEQTNQDFLNGGGQTGISDRMRDLLSRAAQDQASEQKTQGAVSEEMRQRLEGMEWLLREFREREFAALSESVATIQTRVDELASRPPEWAETLAEHIESVGERVKPLSEIPSMREDIHGIAGNLETTLSRLQTVADAGERTESQIEALTTRVEELASNVQERFARLDEAMASLTSRAEALESSLSTTTERLDSHHETLTTTISEGREALEQAVSDGKEALAATVNERHDTLATTLQDQHTTVTNKLDTTEENLRTTTNETHTALTNKLDENRAALEQAVSDGKEALAATVNERHDTLATTLQDQHTTVTNKLDTTEENLRTTTNETHTALTNKLDEVNNALAAKADEQHEAVASKVSEGVSRLSTQAEENHAEATAAVADANNAVGKLTETTEEKLGELRGQLQDRLTELNEQLELHRADVRDRDDQHREHLAAKLEENTQSLRAKAEEDLAATTAALEELRGSVEESVNTLNTRTDEQHTVVTGLFEEHRSSVHERLDQHEKDLTEKVDQHGKGITEKVDQHFTSLSGDFEHKLGRLSERFDTFEGHFDGSFEGVEGKVDGVDGRLDGINGRLEGIEGRVNGVEGQFEGVNGHITGVDGRLEAVDDRLEALNQRLSQLPANMEVSELHRRLTELAERPQVDHSDKLAAIDQRLVDSLEPLMRELQSRPDRHEFEETVSDTVETSHDDITKRLASLEETMLALAEALLRPGDRKKKRRKDDEDEDDDE
- the tsaD gene encoding tRNA (adenosine(37)-N6)-threonylcarbamoyltransferase complex transferase subunit TsaD, with amino-acid sequence MASNDGHPLVLGIETSCDETGVGLVRGCELLSDEVASSVEQHARFGGVVPEVASRAHLEAMSPTVERALDSAGARLEDVDAIAVTAGPGLAGALLVGVSAAKAYALALDKPLYGVNHLLGHVAVDQLEHGPLPTPCVALLVSGGHTSLLLVRDVATDVRLLGDTVDDAAGEAYDKVARLLGLPYPGGPPIDRAAREGDPLALRFPRGKLGDGSYDFSFSGLKTAVARQVEDGQSNGLQPSVPDIAGAFQESVVDVLTRKAVDACVEYGVGHLVISGGVAANSRLRDLAGQRCAETGVELRIPRPRLCTDNGAMIAALGADIVAAGFPPSPLDLATDTSLPVERPLAG
- the rimI gene encoding ribosomal protein S18-alanine N-acetyltransferase — protein: MADEDVAAVMELERAVFHGEAWTEGMLRSEVAEPTRYYIVAVQPDPGERMVLPGRPGNPERGEILGYAGLRMVPPEGDVQTIAVSSAQWGRGIGAALLTGLLDRARQEELTEVFLEVRSDNPRAQELYRRFGFTEIGTRRNYYRDADAIVMRRTAPEQERPSEGSHHGQ
- the tsaB gene encoding tRNA (adenosine(37)-N6)-threonylcarbamoyltransferase complex dimerization subunit type 1 TsaB; protein product: MLLLAFDTATPAVTAAVCADDGKNVNVRASASSVDARRHGELLTPTIRRVLDEAGASPGDLTHVAVGIGPGPYTGLRVGLATAQALAGSLGIPCHGVPTLDAVAFASGRREPFIAVSDARRKEVFWAHYANAATRTGEIAVDRPADVATGGLPVVGHGAWLHADVFGVSAEDAEPLYPSAAALGEVALGRLNAGEELPAARPLYLRRPDAAQPGSPKKVRQ